One segment of Porticoccus hydrocarbonoclasticus MCTG13d DNA contains the following:
- the ispG gene encoding flavodoxin-dependent (E)-4-hydroxy-3-methylbut-2-enyl-diphosphate synthase: MQSLSPIVRRKSRQIMVGNVPVGGDAPITIQSMTNTETTDVAATVSQINRLIAAGADIVRVSVPSMEAAEAFGAIRKQVAVPLVADIHFDYRIALRVADLGVDCLRINPGNIGREKRVQAVVDKARDLNIPIRIGVNAGSLEKDLQKKYGEPTPDALVESAMRHVEILDKLNFHNFKLSLKASDIFMAVAAYRKIATMIDNPLHLGITEAGGLRGGTVKSSIGLGLLLMDGIGDTIRVSLAADPVEEVKVGWDMLKSLRLRSKGVNFIACPSCSRQNFDVIKTMNELELRLEDITTPIDVAVIGCIVNGPGEAKEVDLGLTGGTPNNLVYIDGKPSQKLSQNNLVDELENLIRNKAALKAAQQENLIAKS; encoded by the coding sequence ATGCAATCCCTGTCACCCATTGTAAGAAGAAAATCACGTCAGATTATGGTGGGCAATGTGCCAGTGGGTGGTGATGCGCCTATAACCATTCAAAGCATGACCAATACAGAAACTACTGACGTGGCGGCCACGGTCTCACAGATCAATCGGCTGATTGCCGCAGGTGCTGACATTGTTAGGGTATCCGTGCCCTCTATGGAAGCAGCAGAGGCGTTTGGCGCTATCCGCAAACAGGTTGCGGTCCCTTTGGTGGCCGATATTCACTTCGATTATCGTATTGCCCTCAGAGTGGCAGATCTCGGGGTGGACTGCCTACGCATAAATCCGGGCAACATAGGACGTGAAAAACGTGTTCAGGCTGTGGTCGATAAAGCACGTGACCTGAATATTCCGATCCGGATTGGTGTCAATGCTGGCTCGCTGGAAAAAGATCTACAAAAAAAATATGGTGAGCCGACACCGGACGCACTGGTTGAGTCCGCGATGAGGCATGTTGAGATTCTAGACAAGCTCAACTTTCATAACTTCAAGCTGAGCCTGAAAGCCTCAGATATTTTCATGGCCGTGGCTGCGTATCGAAAAATTGCCACTATGATCGATAACCCCTTGCATCTGGGGATCACTGAAGCAGGTGGCTTGCGTGGTGGAACAGTCAAGTCCTCTATTGGTCTCGGTTTGCTTTTGATGGATGGCATCGGTGATACCATTCGCGTATCGCTTGCCGCCGATCCCGTAGAGGAGGTTAAGGTTGGCTGGGACATGCTGAAAAGTCTGAGATTGCGTAGCAAAGGGGTTAACTTTATAGCCTGCCCCAGTTGTTCCCGACAAAATTTTGACGTCATAAAAACCATGAATGAATTGGAGTTACGTCTTGAAGATATTACGACTCCGATAGATGTGGCCGTTATCGGCTGTATTGTCAATGGCCCGGGTGAAGCAAAGGAAGTCGACCTCGGCCTGACTGGAGGTACGCCCAATAACCTAGTTTATATTGATGGCAAGCCAAGCCAGAAGCTTTCCCAGAACAATTTGGTGGATGAGCTCGAAAACTTAATTCGCAACAAAGCTGCCCTCAAAGCGGCACAACAAGAAAATCTCATAGCGAAATCCTGA
- a CDS encoding helix-turn-helix domain-containing protein: MQQPVPEKTSPGEILRRTRRERGLSIEDVTGGMGITKATLNALENDDFDRLPSPLFVKGYVKTYCALLGLPDQDLLVNLEQSMSDLGIHQREPAIKFPPAPNRIGRFLKNVLPMAAVTILIVIALLLVIQVADRVKLPFFDSGKPLLGSARSTVLSMKPAMASMMDQEVKESGDTLDKQDNPQTMTLNVTQQSWVEVFDASGDLLLADLQPPGTRLEVTGDAPFKVNLGYAQGVEIHYGGKVVPVSNIAADNTAFVSVGLDSDLEN; this comes from the coding sequence TTGCAGCAACCTGTGCCGGAAAAAACTTCGCCCGGGGAAATCCTGCGTCGGACCAGAAGGGAGCGTGGGCTAAGTATCGAGGATGTCACCGGGGGAATGGGTATAACGAAGGCGACTCTGAATGCGTTGGAAAATGATGATTTTGACCGTTTGCCATCGCCTCTTTTCGTCAAAGGTTACGTCAAAACCTACTGCGCCTTACTGGGTCTCCCCGATCAGGATTTGCTTGTAAACCTCGAACAGTCGATGAGTGATTTGGGTATTCATCAGCGAGAGCCCGCCATAAAATTCCCGCCTGCACCAAATAGAATCGGCCGTTTCTTAAAAAATGTCCTTCCCATGGCGGCGGTGACTATTTTGATTGTGATTGCATTACTGCTGGTCATTCAGGTGGCTGATAGAGTTAAATTACCTTTTTTTGACAGTGGCAAACCGTTGCTGGGTTCAGCCAGATCCACTGTTCTGAGTATGAAACCGGCCATGGCCTCAATGATGGATCAGGAAGTCAAGGAGTCAGGCGATACATTAGATAAGCAGGATAATCCGCAGACGATGACGCTAAATGTCACCCAGCAGAGCTGGGTAGAGGTGTTCGATGCCTCTGGTGATCTTTTGCTTGCTGACCTCCAGCCACCGGGAACACGGCTAGAGGTAACCGGTGATGCACCTTTTAAAGTGAACTTGGGTTATGCGCAGGGCGTGGAAATTCATTACGGCGGTAAAGTGGTGCCGGTATCCAATATCGCTGCAGATAACACGGCTTTTGTTAGCGTCGGTCTTGACTCTGATTTGGAAAATTGA
- a CDS encoding YfgM family protein, with protein sequence MAEHLSDEEQLESFKRWFKENGLSTIVVVVLAAGGYFGWEFWKGYSEKTAQAASVIYQQMMDTALVDPGKRLNDSQKDEIGDLAVQLKKDYSGTQYARYAAMLLARLAVEDGEFETAAEQLHWADKGADEGLSLVIGLRLARIEAARGNIDAAIEMLDIEDAKTMTSAYSEARGDFYLMKDDRDSAHSAYLQALQSVAQNDNQSRSIIELKLKHVAPISENGSDSMGASSENNE encoded by the coding sequence GTGGCGGAACATCTCAGTGATGAGGAACAGCTTGAAAGTTTTAAACGCTGGTTTAAAGAAAATGGTCTCTCCACGATTGTCGTTGTCGTATTGGCTGCCGGTGGTTATTTCGGGTGGGAATTCTGGAAAGGCTATAGTGAGAAAACGGCGCAGGCCGCATCCGTTATCTATCAGCAAATGATGGACACAGCGCTGGTTGACCCTGGCAAGCGCCTCAATGATAGTCAAAAGGACGAAATCGGTGATCTGGCTGTTCAGTTAAAAAAAGATTATTCAGGAACACAATATGCCCGTTATGCCGCTATGTTATTGGCCAGGCTTGCTGTCGAGGATGGTGAATTTGAAACAGCTGCTGAGCAGCTACACTGGGCAGACAAAGGAGCTGACGAGGGGCTGTCACTTGTAATAGGGTTGAGATTGGCACGTATTGAAGCTGCCCGGGGAAATATAGATGCTGCCATAGAGATGCTGGATATCGAGGATGCAAAAACGATGACCAGTGCCTATTCCGAAGCGCGGGGTGATTTTTATTTGATGAAAGATGATCGGGATTCGGCTCACAGTGCTTACCTGCAGGCTTTGCAGTCTGTTGCGCAAAATGACAACCAGAGCCGCTCCATTATCGAACTCAAGCTGAAGCATGTGGCTCCGATTTCAGAAAACGGGTCTGATTCGATGGGTGCTTCCTCGGAGAACAATGAATGA
- the hisS gene encoding histidine--tRNA ligase codes for MKKMQSIRGMNDLLPDESPVWQYLERSVADLLARYGYREIRFPVIESTDLFKRSIGEVTDIVEKEMYTFNDRNGESLTLRPEGTAGCVRACEQHGLLYNQTQRLWYQGPMFRYERPQKGRLRQFHQIGVEVFGLNGPDIDAELLAMTWRLWQQLGIDQQVILQINSLGTMASRALYRDALVEYLTRHKDSLDEDSQRRLHSNPMRILDSKNPAVQAVLDGAPVLDDFLDEESLSHFRQLQALLNQAGVPYQINNRLVRGLDYYGKTVFEWVTDALGAQGAVCAGGRYDGLVEQLGGKHTPAVGFAMGLERLVLLLDAAGVVPDSIARQLDVYLVAVGDVQGKAIQLGEELRSQFPQLRLLNHCGGGGFKTQMKRADKSSALVALILGEDEVANDCVTVKFLREDRPQESIAIDSAVVFLKRIFLVNGS; via the coding sequence ATGAAAAAAATGCAATCCATTCGGGGTATGAATGATCTGCTCCCCGATGAGTCACCTGTTTGGCAATACCTCGAACGCTCTGTAGCGGATTTACTGGCACGATATGGTTACCGGGAAATTCGTTTTCCGGTCATTGAATCGACTGATCTGTTCAAACGTTCGATAGGGGAGGTGACTGACATTGTCGAAAAGGAAATGTATACCTTTAATGATCGCAATGGTGAGAGCCTTACCCTACGTCCTGAAGGTACAGCGGGTTGTGTTCGTGCCTGTGAACAGCACGGCCTGCTTTATAATCAGACTCAACGGCTTTGGTATCAGGGGCCAATGTTTCGTTATGAGCGTCCTCAAAAAGGTCGCCTTCGACAGTTTCACCAGATAGGTGTCGAAGTGTTTGGCCTCAATGGTCCCGATATTGATGCCGAATTGCTGGCAATGACATGGCGACTCTGGCAACAGCTCGGCATTGATCAGCAGGTTATCCTTCAGATCAACTCTCTCGGCACAATGGCATCTAGGGCGCTCTATCGGGATGCGCTGGTCGAATATCTGACGCGACACAAAGACAGTCTGGATGAAGACAGTCAGCGGCGGCTACACAGCAACCCGATGCGTATCCTCGACAGTAAAAATCCGGCAGTTCAAGCCGTTCTAGATGGGGCGCCCGTTCTGGACGATTTCCTGGATGAGGAATCCTTGTCCCATTTCCGGCAATTGCAGGCATTGCTCAATCAGGCCGGTGTGCCCTATCAGATAAATAATCGCCTTGTCAGAGGGCTTGATTATTACGGCAAGACTGTCTTTGAATGGGTTACCGATGCGTTGGGGGCCCAGGGAGCTGTCTGTGCCGGAGGACGTTATGATGGCCTGGTTGAACAGTTAGGAGGCAAACACACCCCTGCCGTTGGTTTTGCCATGGGGCTGGAGCGGTTGGTATTGTTGCTTGACGCGGCTGGTGTGGTGCCGGATAGTATCGCCCGGCAACTGGACGTCTATCTGGTTGCAGTGGGTGACGTACAGGGTAAAGCCATTCAATTGGGTGAAGAGTTGCGGAGCCAGTTTCCACAATTGCGCCTACTTAACCACTGTGGCGGCGGCGGTTTCAAGACACAAATGAAGAGAGCTGACAAGAGTAGTGCTCTGGTGGCCCTGATCCTTGGTGAGGATGAGGTGGCCAACGATTGCGTTACTGTTAAATTTCTGCGCGAAGACAGACCGCAGGAAAGCATTGCCATTGATAGTGCAGTGGTGTTTTTAAAGCGTATTTTTTTGGTTAACGGGAGCTAG
- the bamB gene encoding outer membrane protein assembly factor BamB, translating into MRNLLCLFLASLLVSGCGPLKNLGSGGNASEKTGPAALVAFEQEVNINKLWSTNTLGEYASINGGIRPALAAGVIYAADSGGNVVAVDAGTGEQIWKKSLDSPLAGGVGLGGNLLVVAGTDGDVFALEAETGEQRWSVRVTSEVLAAPAVNDAVVVVQSHDGKLVGLHASNGERRWQYEIDSPILTLRGTSPPILSDGMLIAGFANGKLVALAAESGSLLWENRLAIPQGRTELERLIDIDGRAVLVDEVIYASSYQGRIGAIAKATGRGIWYQNSSSVHDLAYGLGQVYSVQKDDEVRAIRGNSGQTLWSNDQLSLRKLNSPVTIEAYLAVADAEGYLHLLSQTDGRFVARVKVDGDGVTAPMIADGQKLYVQDNGGGLTAYQFD; encoded by the coding sequence ATGAGAAACCTGTTATGCCTTTTTCTTGCCTCATTACTGGTTTCAGGTTGTGGCCCTTTAAAAAATCTCGGCAGTGGCGGTAATGCGTCAGAAAAAACCGGCCCGGCGGCACTCGTTGCTTTTGAGCAAGAAGTAAACATAAACAAGCTGTGGTCGACCAACACCTTGGGTGAATATGCGTCAATCAACGGCGGGATTCGCCCGGCATTAGCTGCTGGCGTTATCTATGCTGCAGATAGTGGTGGTAATGTTGTTGCAGTTGATGCGGGCACCGGTGAGCAGATTTGGAAAAAAAGCCTCGATTCACCGCTGGCTGGTGGCGTTGGCCTCGGCGGTAACCTGCTGGTTGTGGCGGGCACAGATGGTGATGTCTTTGCGTTGGAAGCCGAAACCGGTGAACAACGATGGAGTGTCCGGGTTACCAGTGAAGTTTTGGCCGCTCCGGCAGTGAATGACGCTGTTGTCGTGGTGCAAAGCCATGATGGAAAGCTGGTGGGCTTGCACGCTTCCAATGGTGAAAGGCGATGGCAGTATGAAATTGACTCCCCTATTTTAACCTTACGAGGCACCAGTCCCCCGATTCTGTCAGACGGTATGCTGATAGCCGGGTTCGCAAATGGCAAACTTGTGGCGTTGGCAGCTGAGTCCGGTTCTCTCCTTTGGGAGAATCGGCTGGCCATTCCTCAGGGCCGAACCGAGCTTGAGCGACTGATCGATATTGATGGACGTGCTGTGCTGGTGGATGAGGTGATCTATGCCTCTTCTTATCAGGGGCGAATTGGTGCCATTGCAAAGGCCACAGGACGCGGTATCTGGTACCAGAATTCTTCTTCAGTTCATGACCTAGCCTATGGTCTTGGGCAGGTGTATTCAGTGCAGAAAGACGATGAAGTACGTGCAATCAGAGGTAATAGCGGACAGACACTCTGGAGTAATGATCAGTTGAGTTTACGCAAGTTAAACAGCCCGGTCACCATTGAAGCCTATCTGGCAGTGGCAGATGCAGAAGGTTACCTTCATCTGCTATCACAAACTGATGGTCGATTTGTTGCACGGGTTAAAGTCGATGGTGATGGTGTTACTGCTCCCATGATTGCTGATGGACAAAAACTTTATGTGCAAGATAACGGTGGCGGGTTGACCGCTTATCAGTTTGACTGA
- the rlmN gene encoding 23S rRNA (adenine(2503)-C(2))-methyltransferase RlmN, whose product MSLILADVNTAVEPQGLKTNLLGLSAEKLSDFFVNTLAEKPFRASQILKWIHQLGVDDFDQMTNLSKPLRQRLKQVAEIRAPEVVSQQDSTDGTRKWLIRVAGGSCIETVFIPEKDRGTLCVSSQVGCSLDCSFCATGKQGFNRDLTAAEIIGQVWIAAKSFDSLGAGKDRVVSNVVMMGMGEPLLNFENVVDAMGLMLHDNAYGLSKRRVTLSTSGVVPALDRLGDVSDVSLAISLHAPNDALRDQLVPINKKYPIAMLLDSARRYLDKMPDVRRKITIEYTMMDRINDRDEHARELAILLKDIPCKINLIPFNPFTGSSYRRVTNTALNRFRDILHQEGYTVTVRTTRGDDIAAACGQLAGTVNDRTRRSQRYQQEQQVAPVRFVG is encoded by the coding sequence ATGAGTCTGATTCTTGCCGATGTCAATACCGCCGTTGAGCCCCAGGGGTTGAAAACCAACCTGCTGGGGCTTTCTGCTGAAAAATTGTCAGACTTTTTTGTTAATACGCTGGCAGAAAAACCCTTTCGTGCTTCGCAAATATTGAAGTGGATACACCAGCTGGGTGTGGATGACTTTGATCAGATGACCAATCTGTCAAAGCCCCTGCGTCAGAGGCTCAAGCAGGTTGCTGAGATTCGCGCTCCGGAGGTGGTTTCCCAGCAGGATTCTACAGACGGCACTCGAAAATGGCTGATTCGCGTTGCTGGTGGCAGCTGCATTGAAACAGTGTTCATTCCGGAAAAGGATCGAGGTACGCTCTGTGTCTCATCTCAGGTGGGCTGTTCGCTGGACTGTAGTTTTTGTGCAACCGGGAAACAGGGATTTAACCGAGATCTGACGGCCGCAGAAATTATTGGACAGGTCTGGATAGCTGCCAAATCATTTGATTCCCTGGGTGCCGGAAAAGACCGGGTAGTGAGTAATGTCGTCATGATGGGTATGGGTGAGCCGCTACTCAACTTTGAGAACGTTGTCGATGCCATGGGGCTGATGCTTCATGACAATGCTTATGGACTGTCAAAGCGCCGGGTGACCTTGAGCACATCCGGTGTCGTTCCGGCACTGGATCGACTCGGCGATGTTTCGGATGTCTCGCTGGCTATTTCTCTTCACGCACCCAACGATGCGTTGCGCGATCAGTTGGTGCCGATCAATAAAAAATATCCGATTGCTATGTTGCTTGATTCCGCCCGTCGTTACCTTGACAAGATGCCTGACGTGCGCCGCAAGATTACTATCGAATATACGATGATGGACCGGATAAATGATCGCGATGAGCATGCGCGGGAGTTGGCCATATTGCTGAAAGACATTCCCTGTAAAATCAACCTGATTCCGTTTAATCCGTTTACCGGTTCATCCTACAGGCGAGTTACCAACACTGCGCTGAATCGTTTCAGGGATATCCTGCATCAGGAGGGATATACCGTGACTGTCCGAACGACTCGTGGAGACGATATTGCAGCGGCCTGTGGCCAGCTCGCCGGTACGGTGAATGACAGGACCCGCCGCAGTCAACGCTATCAACAAGAACAGCAAGTAGCGCCCGTGAGGTTTGTGGGTTGA
- the ndk gene encoding nucleoside-diphosphate kinase, which produces MAIERTLSIIKPDAVSKNVIGQIYSRFEKAGLKVVAAKMMHLSEEKAGGFYAEHKERPFYTDLVGFMTSGPVMIQVLEGENAVIVNRDLMGATNPKEAAAGTIRADFAESIDANAVHGSDSPASAAREISYFFDDGEICPR; this is translated from the coding sequence ATGGCTATAGAACGCACCCTTTCCATCATCAAGCCAGATGCAGTGAGCAAAAATGTTATTGGTCAGATCTATTCACGGTTTGAAAAGGCCGGCCTGAAAGTCGTTGCAGCAAAAATGATGCACCTTTCCGAAGAAAAAGCCGGTGGCTTTTATGCGGAGCACAAAGAACGCCCGTTTTATACCGATTTGGTGGGCTTTATGACCTCTGGCCCTGTCATGATCCAGGTGCTTGAGGGCGAAAATGCTGTGATCGTTAACCGCGATCTTATGGGGGCAACGAATCCAAAAGAAGCGGCAGCTGGCACTATTCGTGCCGACTTTGCCGAATCGATTGACGCCAATGCTGTGCACGGGTCAGATTCACCCGCTTCAGCCGCCCGTGAAATTTCCTATTTCTTTGATGATGGTGAAATTTGCCCACGCTAG
- the pilW gene encoding type IV pilus biogenesis/stability protein PilW codes for MKLKLSSVFFVFGLLTALLSVGCATTKSGTGVDKQRVLENRLDLAMGYLTRGDHERTRFHLNKAMEVDNSSPAVHDAWALLYQKEKEFEEAESHFRKALNYDPEFTRGRNNYGMFLLNMDRFEDAYDQFLKGSEDLGYPRRAELFLKVGVTALQLNKLSEAESAFEKALDLDSRMSLAHIELADLAFRRGDYQLAQQRLNQYNTTRNSPTPRGLWLGVRLADKLGNSDAEASQGLALRNLYPDSRENQEYKNWLNNEQKP; via the coding sequence ATGAAGCTGAAATTGTCCTCGGTATTTTTTGTTTTCGGGCTGCTGACTGCGTTGCTTTCCGTTGGTTGTGCGACGACAAAAAGTGGTACCGGTGTTGATAAGCAGAGGGTACTGGAAAATCGTCTTGATCTCGCGATGGGGTATTTGACGAGGGGAGATCATGAACGCACCCGTTTCCATCTCAACAAAGCGATGGAAGTAGACAATAGTTCACCCGCTGTGCATGACGCCTGGGCATTGTTATATCAAAAGGAAAAAGAGTTTGAAGAAGCAGAAAGTCATTTTCGTAAGGCACTGAACTACGACCCGGAATTTACCCGGGGACGCAATAACTACGGTATGTTCCTGTTGAACATGGATCGCTTCGAAGATGCCTATGATCAGTTTCTGAAAGGCTCCGAGGACCTCGGTTACCCTAGGCGAGCTGAACTTTTTCTCAAGGTTGGTGTGACGGCGCTACAGCTCAATAAACTGTCAGAGGCTGAATCTGCTTTTGAGAAAGCGCTGGATCTGGATTCGCGAATGTCTCTGGCGCATATCGAGTTGGCGGATCTGGCTTTCAGACGGGGTGACTATCAACTGGCACAGCAACGGTTAAATCAATACAACACTACCAGAAATAGCCCTACTCCCCGGGGTCTTTGGCTGGGAGTCAGGCTTGCGGATAAACTGGGTAATAGTGATGCAGAGGCTAGTCAGGGGCTGGCGTTGAGGAACCTTTATCCTGATTCGCGGGAGAATCAGGAATACAAAAACTGGTTGAATAATGAGCAAAAACCCTAG
- a CDS encoding sensor domain-containing protein — MSSKEELYKVLVESVPYGTLFFAYGVCIDANKHALALLGCDLKQLVGASVDSITGDESTALVDLKLQLKKALRNRTENLDWSCPGRTETIAVSIVYVGDDNRELVVMLHTQELSCDVASPSVSEPGLSVAGAESLENIEVGSPDVILPASDIYDGADVVVDDEDVSNPGVKPWEESAKDHYYDSLTGLPNRQLLIQSISRYLALHDNQPICGALMIVDLDHFKDINDSWGNAVGDQVIKKIGQTLSRLATGGNVLARMSGDEFVLFIPHLSDDLSKAAWSAQSLAEKLGEMVASPLFLDGHEVILTASVGIALISDSDISAERVLQFADTAMYEAKRKGRNSIAFFDPCISEKAQRQIGMNTRLRKAMDNHEFVLYIQPQISVETGQLLGGEALLRWMNSDKITNMPSEFIPVLESSGLIVDVGRWVIRTSCEYIRNFIDQGIWQDHMRLGINISPRQFRDPQLLDIVQHSMSSYNIDPSFLNFEVTENLVIEDVDEAIRKMEAIKSLGSMFSIDDFGIGYSSMIYLKRLPFDQLKIDREFIRNIHRDPESRGIVEAIMAVSKQYGLKVTAEGVETPEALEILRELGCHSYQGAHFSMPISCDRFTKLLAA, encoded by the coding sequence ATGAGCTCAAAAGAAGAGCTTTATAAAGTACTGGTTGAATCAGTTCCTTACGGCACCCTTTTCTTTGCTTACGGCGTCTGTATCGATGCCAACAAACATGCACTTGCCCTGTTGGGCTGCGACCTCAAGCAGCTGGTGGGCGCTTCAGTGGACAGTATTACCGGTGACGAATCCACGGCGCTTGTCGATCTCAAGTTGCAACTGAAAAAAGCCTTGCGGAACCGTACTGAAAATCTGGACTGGTCATGTCCCGGTCGTACCGAAACTATCGCTGTCAGTATTGTTTATGTGGGTGACGACAATAGAGAACTGGTAGTTATGCTGCACACTCAGGAATTGTCCTGCGATGTTGCTTCACCTTCTGTCAGTGAGCCGGGATTGTCCGTCGCCGGTGCTGAATCACTCGAAAATATCGAAGTTGGCTCCCCTGATGTGATATTGCCCGCCAGCGATATTTATGACGGTGCCGATGTTGTCGTCGATGATGAAGATGTCAGCAATCCAGGCGTCAAGCCCTGGGAGGAGTCTGCCAAGGATCACTATTATGACAGTCTTACGGGTTTGCCCAATCGACAATTGCTGATTCAGTCCATCAGCCGGTATCTGGCCCTCCATGACAATCAACCGATATGTGGTGCCCTGATGATTGTCGACCTTGATCACTTCAAGGATATTAATGATTCCTGGGGCAATGCTGTGGGAGATCAGGTGATCAAGAAGATTGGTCAGACGTTGTCTCGCCTTGCTACTGGGGGTAATGTGCTCGCCCGTATGAGTGGCGATGAGTTTGTGCTTTTTATTCCCCATCTGTCTGATGACTTGTCAAAAGCCGCCTGGAGTGCGCAGTCGTTGGCCGAAAAGTTGGGTGAAATGGTTGCAAGCCCCCTGTTTCTCGATGGCCATGAAGTCATACTGACTGCAAGTGTCGGTATTGCACTTATTTCAGACAGCGACATCAGTGCCGAGCGCGTACTCCAGTTTGCAGATACAGCCATGTACGAGGCGAAGCGCAAGGGCCGCAACAGCATCGCTTTTTTTGATCCCTGTATCTCGGAGAAAGCGCAGCGGCAGATTGGCATGAATACCCGATTGCGCAAGGCAATGGATAACCACGAGTTTGTGCTCTATATCCAGCCGCAAATTTCTGTTGAGACAGGACAGTTGCTGGGTGGTGAGGCGCTATTGCGCTGGATGAATTCGGATAAAATAACCAACATGCCTTCGGAGTTTATTCCGGTACTTGAATCTTCCGGTCTGATCGTAGACGTAGGCCGGTGGGTTATTCGCACCTCTTGTGAGTACATCCGGAATTTTATTGATCAGGGTATCTGGCAAGACCACATGCGGCTCGGCATCAATATCAGCCCACGCCAGTTTCGCGATCCCCAATTGCTGGATATCGTCCAGCACAGCATGAGCAGTTACAACATAGACCCAAGCTTCCTCAATTTCGAAGTCACGGAAAATCTGGTCATTGAAGATGTGGATGAGGCCATTCGCAAGATGGAGGCAATCAAATCGCTGGGTTCCATGTTTTCAATTGATGATTTCGGTATTGGCTACTCTTCCATGATTTACCTGAAGCGTCTGCCGTTTGACCAGCTGAAGATTGATCGTGAGTTTATCCGAAATATTCATCGCGACCCCGAGAGCCGGGGTATTGTGGAAGCTATCATGGCTGTGTCAAAGCAGTATGGTTTGAAAGTTACCGCGGAGGGGGTCGAGACACCGGAAGCCCTTGAGATACTTCGGGAGCTGGGTTGCCATTCCTATCAGGGTGCCCACTTCAGTATGCCTATTTCCTGTGATCGTTTTACCAAACTGCTGGCTGCCTGA
- the der gene encoding ribosome biogenesis GTPase Der, protein MIPVIALVGRPNVGKSTLFNRLTKTRDALVANYPGLTRDRKYGEGEMFGRRYMLIDTGGITGEEEGIDTAMAAQSMLAVDEADAVLLIVDSRDGLTPVDRRLATYLREKGRLVYLVANKIDGVNADVAIAEFYELGFSDVFPTTATHGRGVRHLMETVLEPFPELEEPIQADIERRIKIAVVGRPNVGKSTLVNRLLGEDRVIVFDLPGTTRDSIYIDYERDGKSYTLIDTAGIRRRKNVSQTVEKFSIVKTLQAIEDANVVVLLIDAHEGLVDQDMHLMGTAIESGRALVVAVNKWDGLDADAKARIKTELQRRLRFVEFADIHFISAFHGTGVGHLYKSIEKAYASATDKLGTNRLTRILQDAVTEHQPPLVRGRRIKLRYAHAGGQNPPLIVIHGNQTADVPSHYARYLEKAFRKALDLQGTPIKIEFRSGENPFAGKKNQLTTRQLAKKRRLMKHVKKK, encoded by the coding sequence ATGATTCCGGTAATTGCTCTGGTTGGACGGCCCAATGTAGGAAAATCTACGCTTTTTAACCGTCTGACGAAAACCCGCGATGCCCTTGTTGCCAATTACCCGGGATTAACCCGAGACCGTAAATATGGTGAAGGGGAAATGTTCGGCCGCAGATATATGTTAATTGATACTGGCGGCATAACAGGAGAAGAAGAGGGTATTGACACGGCGATGGCGGCACAGTCGATGTTGGCTGTTGATGAAGCAGATGCGGTGTTACTTATTGTGGACAGCCGTGATGGTCTGACTCCCGTTGACCGGCGTTTAGCCACCTATCTTCGTGAAAAAGGTCGCCTGGTCTATCTGGTGGCGAACAAGATTGACGGGGTGAATGCCGACGTCGCCATCGCTGAATTTTACGAACTGGGTTTTTCGGACGTTTTTCCCACCACAGCTACTCATGGGCGCGGTGTCAGGCATCTCATGGAAACAGTGCTGGAGCCTTTTCCCGAGTTAGAGGAGCCGATCCAGGCCGATATAGAGCGGCGCATCAAGATTGCCGTTGTCGGTCGTCCCAATGTGGGTAAATCCACCCTGGTAAACCGCTTGCTCGGTGAGGATCGCGTTATTGTCTTTGATTTGCCTGGCACCACCCGCGACAGCATTTATATCGACTATGAGCGGGATGGAAAATCCTATACGCTGATTGATACTGCGGGTATCCGACGCCGTAAAAATGTTTCCCAGACGGTGGAGAAATTCTCCATCGTAAAGACCCTGCAAGCGATTGAAGATGCCAATGTAGTGGTGTTGCTGATTGATGCCCATGAGGGGCTTGTCGATCAGGACATGCATCTTATGGGCACTGCGATTGAGTCAGGCAGAGCATTAGTGGTGGCGGTAAACAAATGGGATGGTTTGGACGCTGATGCCAAGGCCAGAATCAAAACAGAATTACAACGCCGCCTGAGGTTTGTCGAATTTGCGGATATTCATTTTATATCAGCTTTTCACGGGACTGGTGTCGGGCATCTCTACAAATCCATCGAGAAGGCGTACGCTTCGGCAACTGATAAGTTGGGTACTAACCGCCTAACCCGGATTTTGCAGGATGCTGTGACTGAGCATCAGCCTCCCTTGGTGAGAGGGCGTCGTATCAAACTCCGATATGCACATGCTGGTGGACAGAATCCTCCGTTGATCGTCATACATGGTAACCAGACAGCGGATGTGCCCAGTCACTATGCTCGATACTTGGAAAAAGCGTTTCGCAAGGCCCTCGACCTACAAGGGACACCGATTAAGATTGAGTTTCGTTCGGGAGAAAATCCGTTTGCGGGGAAAAAGAACCAACTAACGACTCGGCAGTTAGCGAAAAAGAGACGGTTAATGAAACACGTCAAGAAGAAATAA